One stretch of Anolis carolinensis isolate JA03-04 chromosome 3, rAnoCar3.1.pri, whole genome shotgun sequence DNA includes these proteins:
- the amotl2 gene encoding angiomotin-like protein 2 — MRTAEDSSGTVLHRLIQEQLRYGNLTENRTLLAIQQQALRGGGGGGGSGGSPRSSLESLTQEESQMVQQSTRQEPQGQEHHGDHFYLENNMYHLYQPQHKGEELPTYEEAKVHSQYYASQRGGQQAGAASSGAQAEGGPRRACVSDAGSKHQDESLKELKHGHVRSLSERLLQMSLERNGAKAQNHMSSSHSYPQLSRQPQLSVSRGKPSEAPVSYGQPPEYPYLMPSQEASGGYLPDPRHHYREGPGFQHPEIRVMQTQMSQAFLPQQAAMCHSPLASLSSAGMEALMSAQVASANNHLSQMEAVLMENERILRENDNLQRENELLRRELESYSEKASRIQKLETEIQRISEDYENLMKASSKRETLEKAMRNKKDGELRRLQDFNRDLKERLESANKQLASRAQEHQDGHQGTMAKLVAQNYEYQQEREKLQREITRLHSASEDQRRRAELLEQALSSAQARAAKTEDELRKKRAYVEKVERLQQALAQLQAACEKREQLEMRLRTRLEQELKMLRAQQRQMGVPGGGSAELNAHMLSEQLREKEEKILALEADMTKWEQKYLEECTMRQFAMDAAATAAAQRDTTIINHSPRQSPNSSFDEDLLLANHKHQEMENRLKELHAQILEKDAVIKVLKQRSRKDPSKAHQSALRPAKSVPSIFGAFGAHWSGSSSSETGSQSNPASHKASAETSTPSPCVTFHAKCGSKDGSTQTEGLPENAQFDKTESHLESSSGAANSLETLPAAKALDLSDMVEILI; from the exons ATGAGGACAGCAGAGGACTCCTCTGGGACTGTCCTTCACCGCTTGATCCAGGAGCAACTGAGGTATGGCAACCTCACTGAAAATCGTACCCTCCTGGCAATCCAGCAGCAGGCCCTGcgtggaggtggtggtggaggaggaagtggTGGTAGCCCACGGTCCTCCCTGGAAAGTCTCACCCAGGAGGAGAGTCAGATGGTCCAGCAGTCCACACGGCAGGAGCCGCAGGGCCAGGAGCATCACGGCGATCATTTCTACCTAGAGAATAACATGTACCACCTCTACCAGCCTCAGCATAAAGGAGAGGAGCTCCCCACCTACGAAGAGGCCAAAGTTCATTCCCAGTATTATGCATCACAACGAGGGGGTCAGCAGGCTGGAGCAGCCTCATCTGGGGCTCAGGCGGAAGGGGGACCACGCCGAGCCTGTGTTTCTGACGCTGGCAGCAAACACCAGGACGAGTCACTGAAAGAGCTGAAACATGGACACGTGCGATCGCTGAGTGAGCGGCTCCTGCAGATGTCGCTTGAGAGGAATGGAGCCAAAGCTCAGAACCACATGAGTTCCTCTCACAGCTACCCTCAGCTGTCAAGGCAGCCCCAGCTCTCCGTCTCCAGGGGGAAACCCTCAGAGGCTCCAGTGTCCTATGGCCAACCTCCAGAATATCCCTATCTAATGCCTTCCCAGGAAGCATCAGGTGGTTACCTCCCAGACCCTAGGCACCACTACAGAGAAGGTCCAGGATTTCAACATCCTGAAATAAG GGTAATGCAGACCCAGATGTCCCAAGCTTTCCTGCCACAACAAGCTGCCATGTGCCACAGCCCTCTGGCATCGCTCTCTTCAGCAGGCATGGAGGCCCTTATGTCAGCTCAGGTGGCTTCTGCCAATAACCACTTGTCCCAGATGGAAGCTGTATTGATGGAAAATGAGAGGATACTGAGAGAAAATGACAATCTTCAGAGGGAAAATGAGTTGTTGCGGCGGGAACTGGAAAGCTACAGTGAAAAAGCCAGCCGAATCCAAAAG CTGGAGACTGAGATTCAGCGAATTTCAGAGGATTATGAAAACCTAATGAAAGCATCTTCTAAGCGAGAGACATTGGAGAAAGCTATGAGGAACAAGAAGGATGGGGAGTTGAGGCGGCTGCAGGACTTCAACCGGGATCTGAAAG AGCGTTTGGAGTCTGCAAATAAGCAGTTGGCTAGTCGGGCACAGGAACACCAAGACGGTCACCAAGGGACGATGGCAAAGCTCGTTGCCCAGA ACTATGAGTACCAACAAGAAAGAGAGAAGCTACAGCGCGAAATTACACGACTGCATAGTGCCAGCGAAGACCAACGTCGGCGGGCTGAACTGCTGGAACAGGCGCTGAGCAGTGCCCAAGCACGGGCTGCCAAAACAGAGGACGAGCTCCGGAAGAAGCGGGCATACGTGGAGAAAGTGGAAAGGTTGCAGCAGGCACTAGCACAGCTCCAGGCAGCCTGCGAAAAGAGGGAGCAGCTGGAAATGCGTCTCCGCACTCGCCTAGAGCAAGAGCTGAAGATGCTGAGGGCTCAGCAG AGACAGATGGGAGTGCCTGGTGGAGGATCTGCTGAGCTGAATGCCCACATGCTCTCTGAACAGCTGCGAGAAAAAGAGGAGAAGATCTTAGCCCTGGAGGCTGACATGACCAAGTGGGAGCAGAAGTACCTTGAAGAGTGCACCATGAGACAGTTTGCCATGGATGCTGCTGCTACAGCTGCTGCGCAGCGAGACACCACCATCATCAACCACTCCCCGCGCCAGTCCCCCAACAGCAGCTTTGATGAAGACCTTTTGCTGGCAAATCACAAGCACCAGGAGATGGAGAACAG GCTAAAAGAACTTCATGCACAAATACTTGAGAAGGATGCTGTTATAAAAGTTTTGAAACAACGTTCTCGTAAAGACCCCAGCAAGGctcaccagagtgctctgagacCTGCCAAATCTGTCCCATCCATCTTCGGAGCCTTCGGTGCCCACTGGTCAGGTTCCTCTTCCAGTGAAACTGGCTCTCAAAGCAATCCAG CATCTCACAAGGCCTCAGCAGAAACAAGCACCCCATCACCTTGTGTCACTTTCCATGCCAAATGTGGTAGCAAAGATGGGAGCACCCAGACTGAAGGCTTGCCTGAGAACGCCCAGTTTGACAAGACTGAGTCCCATCTTGAAAGCAGCAGTGGTGCGGCAAATTCCCTAG AGACTTTGCCAGCTGCTAAAGCCCTGGATCTGTCAGACATGGTGGAGATTCTTATCTGA